The Pelomicrobium methylotrophicum nucleotide sequence GCCCAGCAGAAGGCCCTGATCGATGCTGCGTTCAGGGAGAAGTTCGATCTCGATTGACCGAGCGGTTTTGGTTGTCCGCAACCCGATGAGCGCAAGGAGCCAGCGGAGAACAACATGCTGATTGAAGTCAAGGTTCCACCTTTATCCGAATCGGTTGCCGAGGCAACCCTGCTGTCGTGGCACAAGAAGCAGGGCGAGTACGTGCAACGCGATGAGAATTTGATCGATATCGAGACGGACAAGGTGGTGCTGGAATTGCCCGCCCCTGAGGCCGGGGTCCTCACCAAGATCATGAAGAAGGACGGCGACACGGTGGTCAGCAACGAGGTGATCGCCACCATCGATACCGATGCCAAGCCGCCGGCAGACAAAACGGTGGCTGCCGCGAACACGCAGGCCTCGGCCGAAGCGGAGGCCCCTGTCAAGGCGGAAGCTGTGACGGATGCGTCGCTGGTGGCGCAAGCGGGGGGGTCGGCGCAGGCCGCGGCGAAAGCGCAGGCATCCCAGAGCCAGGGGAGCGAAGCGGTGGCCATGCCCGCAGCGAAGAAGCTGCTGCAGGAGCGGGGCCTCAAGGCGGAAGAGGTGCCAGGCACCGGACGCGGCGGCCGCATCACCAAGGCCGACGTGCTGGGCTTCACCGGTCGTCCCGCCGGGCAGCCGCCGCAACCGACGCCGAGGCCGGCCGCTCCAGAGCCCGCGCCTGTCAGCGTCGAGACGGTGCTGGCCGGGCGGCCCGAGCAGCGGGTCCCCATGTCGCGCCTGCGGGCGCGCATTGCCGAGCGGCTGGTCCAGTCGCAACAGACGGCAGCGATTCTCACCACCTTCAACGAAGTGAACATGCAGGCCGTGATGGACCTGCGCAACCGGTACAAGGAGAAGTTCGAGAAAGAGCATGGGGTCCGCCTGGGCTTCATGTCTTTCTTCGTCAAGGCCTCGGTGTACGCTCTCAAGAAGTTCCCCGTGGTGAACGCCTCCATCGATGGCAACGACATCGTCTACCACGGCTACTACGACATCGGCATCGCGGTGGCGAGCCCGCGCGGCCTGGTGGTGCCCATCATCCGCAACGCCGACCAGCTTTCGCTGGCCGAGATCGAGAAGACCATTGCCGATTTCAGCAGGCGGGCGCAGGAAGGCAAGCTCTCCATTGAAGAGCTCACGGGCGGGACCTTCTCCATTTCCAATGGGGGCGTGTTCGGCTCCATGTTGTCCACGCCGATCATCAATCCGCCCCAGAGCGCCATCCTGGGGGTTCACGCCACCAAGGACCGTCCCGTGGTGGAGAATGGCCAAATCGTGATCCGGCCCATGAACTACCTGGCGCTCTCCTACGATCACCGGCTCATCGACGGCCGGGAGGCGGTGCTGACGCTAGTGGCGATCAAGGAGGCGCTGGAGGATCCGGCGCGGCTCCTCCTCGACGTGTGACCGCGGCGCTCGCGCGGACGGTTCCGACCCGGGCCGAGGGCCCCGCTTGCACCGGCGGCCGCTCCGCGCTTTTTCCGCAACAACCAGAGAACAACCATGACCAAGCGCTTTGATGTCCTCGTGATCGGTGCAGGCCCCGGCGGCTATATTGCGTCCATTCGCGCGGCCCAGCTCGGCTTTTCCGTGGGCTGCGTCGAGAAGTGGAAGACGCCAAGGGGAGAGCCAGCGCTTGGCGGAACCTGCCTCAACGTGGGATGCATTCCCTCCAAAGCGCTCCTGGAATCGTCGGAAAACTACGAGCGGGTCGTGCGCAAGCTCGGCGAGCATGGCATCGTGGCCCAGCAGGTCACGGTGGACGTGGCGAAGATGTTGGCGCGCAAAGACCGGATCGTGGCGAAGATGACCGGCGGCATCGCCACCCTGTTCAAGAAGAATAAGATCGAGTGGCTGCAGGGGCATGGCCGCTTTGTTTCCGGCGGCGACGTGATCAAGATAGAGGTGACGGGGGACGCTGGAGCGCAGACCGTGGAGGCGAAACACGTGATCATCGCCACCGGCTCGAAGGCGCGCCGCCTTGCCGGCATCGAGGTGGACAATGTGGTGATCGCCGACAACGAGGGAGCGCTCTCCTTCGATTCCGTTCCGAAGCGGCTGGGGGTCATCGGGGC carries:
- the odhB gene encoding 2-oxoglutarate dehydrogenase complex dihydrolipoyllysine-residue succinyltransferase, which produces MLIEVKVPPLSESVAEATLLSWHKKQGEYVQRDENLIDIETDKVVLELPAPEAGVLTKIMKKDGDTVVSNEVIATIDTDAKPPADKTVAAANTQASAEAEAPVKAEAVTDASLVAQAGGSAQAAAKAQASQSQGSEAVAMPAAKKLLQERGLKAEEVPGTGRGGRITKADVLGFTGRPAGQPPQPTPRPAAPEPAPVSVETVLAGRPEQRVPMSRLRARIAERLVQSQQTAAILTTFNEVNMQAVMDLRNRYKEKFEKEHGVRLGFMSFFVKASVYALKKFPVVNASIDGNDIVYHGYYDIGIAVASPRGLVVPIIRNADQLSLAEIEKTIADFSRRAQEGKLSIEELTGGTFSISNGGVFGSMLSTPIINPPQSAILGVHATKDRPVVENGQIVIRPMNYLALSYDHRLIDGREAVLTLVAIKEALEDPARLLLDV